In one Arenibacter antarcticus genomic region, the following are encoded:
- a CDS encoding endonuclease/exonuclease/phosphatase family protein — protein MRIMKINSFVALLILSVGLHSCNTETPAYERLTTSKEGAQVFLAKGGSEYHYLNTYSREDQTVSAPDSIKFNAGFGALGLPANPINVKLTQNLNAIDSINEIREMNGEAPYLPFPENAYDINQLNLDIPSRSEYSNYATLKYYPEKFDFDNNYLLAISVDDASGYAINPEKRTIFFAVSEVKIIKPGIDLTIMSYGIGSGNKNMQSLAVDINEYNPDLLIVREIDRNTTRSGPSDLPEILSSLIDMPHYIYANGLNYQGGEYGTAIFSKFPINSSSTAMLPTYVSEKGPLGIINVQINEQEQLIFAGTHLNAIEDRRITQTPVLVDSMNNYKSIPVILGGNFNTPPGTGDPYQLLSDQFSFPCTSCPPNFPADNPASYTDFIMFSHPERFDIINYRVGVTSASRHLPVILKVRLEFE, from the coding sequence ATGAGAATTATGAAAATCAATAGTTTCGTTGCTCTTCTTATATTATCTGTAGGATTGCATTCCTGTAATACAGAAACTCCAGCTTATGAAAGACTTACCACTTCTAAAGAAGGAGCACAGGTATTTCTAGCCAAAGGTGGCAGTGAATATCATTATTTAAATACGTATTCCCGGGAAGACCAAACTGTATCAGCCCCAGACTCCATTAAATTTAATGCGGGGTTTGGAGCATTAGGGTTACCTGCTAATCCAATTAATGTTAAGCTCACCCAAAACTTGAATGCGATAGATAGCATCAATGAAATTCGAGAAATGAATGGAGAGGCGCCCTACCTGCCATTTCCCGAAAATGCTTATGATATTAATCAACTTAACTTGGATATTCCTTCTAGAAGTGAATATTCAAATTATGCTACTTTGAAGTATTATCCTGAAAAGTTCGATTTTGATAATAACTATTTGTTGGCTATTAGTGTTGATGACGCATCCGGATATGCCATAAACCCTGAGAAAAGAACAATTTTCTTTGCTGTTTCTGAAGTTAAAATCATTAAACCTGGAATTGACCTTACTATTATGTCTTACGGTATTGGTAGTGGTAATAAGAATATGCAAAGTTTAGCCGTTGATATTAACGAATATAATCCAGATTTATTGATCGTAAGGGAAATTGATAGAAATACGACTAGGAGCGGACCCTCAGATTTGCCTGAGATTCTTTCCTCATTAATAGACATGCCTCATTATATTTATGCTAATGGCCTTAATTATCAGGGAGGCGAATATGGAACGGCAATATTTTCCAAATTCCCAATCAACAGTAGTAGCACCGCAATGCTGCCCACTTACGTTAGTGAAAAGGGGCCTTTAGGTATAATAAATGTTCAAATTAATGAACAGGAACAATTAATTTTTGCAGGGACTCATTTAAATGCCATAGAAGATAGAAGGATTACACAAACGCCTGTTTTGGTTGATAGCATGAACAATTATAAATCAATCCCAGTGATACTAGGAGGTAATTTTAATACTCCACCTGGAACTGGTGATCCTTATCAATTGTTATCCGACCAATTTAGTTTTCCTTGTACCTCTTGTCCGCCTAATTTCCCGGCTGATAATCCAGCTTCTTATACTGATTTTATAATGTTTTCTCATCCAGAAAGGTTTGACATCATAAACTATAGAGTGGGAGTTACGTCTGCTAGTAGGCATTTGCCTGTAATTTTAAAAGTACGACTGGAATTTGAGTAA